Genomic segment of Vallitalea longa:
TCAATCTTCCCTCATTCCAATCTTGATAAGAATCAATATGAAATATAAAGCTGTCATCATCAAATGTCAATACTTGACCTATCTTTCCTACATGGGTTTTATAGTCATAATGCTTCTTCCATGACAATTTACCATTTTCATTGAATCTATATACCATAGGTGATAAATAATCTTCTAATGCATTTTCGTCTTCATATTCCTCTAGAGAAACACATATATACCCGTCAGAAACTTTTTTTAATATAAAATCACCATCTTTTGGATAATACTCCAAGTCTATCTCAGGTACATTATCTTCATTCAAATTTTCTAATTCGACGTAGCCAATATCAATATCGACACTATTATAGATATCATCAATATCAATAACAATTTCTTTTGGAGTTTCCTCAACTTCTTCACACTCTATCTTTTTTTCTGTATCTTGGACCTCACCTGCTACAATATCTTTTTTACAAGATGTGATCAATACTAATATCATAATCACATACACTAATATCTTATTTAATTTCATTATATCTCCCCTCTTCACACTATAGGATTGGTAATCAACAATATGGTGATAATCATACATAAAACAGAAGTCAATATAATCATTATAGTGGATAGTTTTCTATAATTAATGATATTCATCAATCTCTGTTTGACTATCGTATTCCCCATTGCAGGGAATAATGTTCTTTGGTCATCTGCTAATTTCACTAAGGATAATGCATAATCCTTTCTCCTATCATATGGAATGTTTCTAAGAACTTTCAAATCACATGCACTTTCCATATCTTGCCCTGAGAAATACAGAAATAGCCATGCAAAAGGATTAAACCAATGAATACATACTGCCAATATTGATAGGAGCCTCCATATATTATCTTTTCTTTTGATATGTGACAATTCGTGCAACAAAACATAATCCAACATATCTGAATTAATGCCATGTGGAACTATTATTCTAGTACCTGACACACCTATGACTATTGGTGTGTTTACATGAACGGATTCATATACTTCTACTTTTCTTTTGATCTTAAGCTGTTTCTTATACTTATATAAAATATTCATATCATAATTTAGTTTAACAGCTCTATTAAGGTCCTTCATAGTTATTATATAAATAGTGATCAATGTAATTAGAAATATGCAAGTAACTATTAACCATACGCTACTAGCTATATTTATTACTTTTTCAATCCTATCACTCTTATACACTATAGGATTATAGTTTTCTGCTAGTTGAATGGAATTAATTGCACTATAATAAATATCAGGAGTTTCATTTTCCAATAAATCAACTTCTACAACTTTAGTCAATTTAGGATCGATTAGATTGATGAAACTATATCTACTGGATATAGATATTGGTATTAGAAGACGAAACAATACAATACACCATAGTAAATAAATAAGAGTCTTACTGATATACTTCCCGACAAGAACTCTAATAAACAGCAAAATAATCACTATAGTGGCTGCTGTTATACTCATATTTAAAATAAAGTAAAATATTTCATTTAGCATAATTACCCCCTCTTACAGCTCTTTACCTATAATATCTTTGAGCTCTTCTATTTCCTCTTTTGACAGGTTCTCTTTCTTAAGGAAGGAAGTAAAAAAAGTTTTTACAGATCCATTATATAATTTATCTATGAGTTTTCTAGTTTCATCTAGTTGTACTTGTTCTCTTGTTATAAGAGGTTTACATACGAAGTTTGGTTCTATACGTTCTATTGCTCCTTTTTTGATGAGTTTCTTCAAAACCGTATATGTCGTGTTTTTATTCCATCCTATGATATCTGCCGCAATGAGACTTATATTTTTGGCAGTAGTAGAATCTTGTTGCCATATTAATTCCATTAATCTCAATTCTGAGTCAAATAACTTTATTTGTTCCACATAAATCACTCCAGACTATTATAATAGTTTGTAATTACATACTACTATAATAGTCTGGAGTTG
This window contains:
- a CDS encoding BlaI/MecI/CopY family transcriptional regulator; translation: MEQIKLFDSELRLMELIWQQDSTTAKNISLIAADIIGWNKNTTYTVLKKLIKKGAIERIEPNFVCKPLITREQVQLDETRKLIDKLYNGSVKTFFTSFLKKENLSKEEIEELKDIIGKEL
- a CDS encoding M56 family metallopeptidase; its protein translation is MLNEIFYFILNMSITAATIVIILLFIRVLVGKYISKTLIYLLWCIVLFRLLIPISISSRYSFINLIDPKLTKVVEVDLLENETPDIYYSAINSIQLAENYNPIVYKSDRIEKVINIASSVWLIVTCIFLITLITIYIITMKDLNRAVKLNYDMNILYKYKKQLKIKRKVEVYESVHVNTPIVIGVSGTRIIVPHGINSDMLDYVLLHELSHIKRKDNIWRLLSILAVCIHWFNPFAWLFLYFSGQDMESACDLKVLRNIPYDRRKDYALSLVKLADDQRTLFPAMGNTIVKQRLMNIINYRKLSTIMIILTSVLCMIITILLITNPIV